A single window of Streptomyces cathayae DNA harbors:
- a CDS encoding peptidase inhibitor family I36 protein, whose amino-acid sequence MSRIGSISSRLWTAAAALALTAGTVFLTASPAAADYTQCPSGSFCVWEQSSYRGDFRHYTSSNPNVGDYMNDRMTSYWNRTGKTVSVYEHSNYVGCMFTVAPGGSDAAVASHFNDKMTSLRVGSGC is encoded by the coding sequence ATGTCTCGAATCGGAAGCATCTCCTCGCGCTTATGGACCGCCGCTGCGGCCCTGGCACTCACCGCGGGAACCGTTTTCCTGACCGCGAGTCCGGCGGCAGCCGACTACACCCAGTGCCCGTCCGGATCCTTCTGTGTGTGGGAGCAGTCCAGCTACCGGGGCGACTTCAGGCACTACACCTCGTCGAACCCCAATGTGGGCGACTACATGAACGACCGCATGACCTCGTACTGGAACCGCACCGGTAAGACGGTCAGCGTCTACGAGCACTCCAACTACGTCGGGTGCATGTTCACGGTCGCGCCGGGCGGCTCCGACGCGGCCGTGGCCTCGCACTTCAACGACAAGATGACGTCCCTTCGCGTCGGCAGCGGCTGCTGA